A portion of the Avibacterium sp. 20-132 genome contains these proteins:
- a CDS encoding Sua5/YciO/YrdC/YwlC family protein, whose amino-acid sequence MNNEQNIAQLVEVLKQNEVIAYPTEAVFGLGCNPLSESAVQKLLLLKQRPVEKGLILIAPQLDFLLPFIDERKLNETHWQRLNAHYDHPTTWVVPAKPTTPKFLTGQFSTIAVRISDHPAVKQLCEQAGFALTSTSANLTGLPPCRTYQAVKAQFGEHFPVLEMAVGKATNPSEIRDLFTQQLFRQG is encoded by the coding sequence ATGAATAACGAACAGAATATCGCTCAACTCGTTGAGGTATTAAAACAAAATGAAGTCATCGCTTACCCCACTGAAGCGGTGTTTGGCTTGGGCTGTAATCCACTCAGTGAAAGTGCGGTGCAAAAATTATTGCTTTTAAAACAGCGTCCTGTGGAAAAAGGGTTGATTTTAATCGCACCGCAGTTAGATTTTCTGCTGCCTTTTATTGATGAACGTAAGCTTAATGAAACGCACTGGCAACGCTTGAATGCCCATTATGATCACCCGACCACGTGGGTGGTACCGGCAAAGCCAACAACACCGAAATTTCTCACGGGACAGTTCTCTACCATTGCCGTTCGTATTAGCGATCACCCTGCGGTAAAACAGCTCTGCGAACAAGCGGGCTTTGCACTCACCTCCACCAGTGCCAATTTAACCGGCTTACCGCCTTGTCGCACCTATCAAGCCGTGAAAGCCCAGTTTGGCGAACACTTTCCTGTGTTAGAAATGGCGGTGGGAAAGGCAACAAACCCTTCAGAAATACGCGATCTGTTTACACAACAACTTTTCCGTCAAGGTTAA
- the mutS gene encoding DNA mismatch repair protein MutS, whose protein sequence is MNLQDQNSQHTPMMQQYLRLKAENPEILLFYRMGDFYELFYDDAKKAAALLDISLTKRGQSAGQPIPMAGVPYHAVEGYLAKLVQLGESVAICEQVGDPTTAKGPVERQIVRIVTPGTISDEALLPERQDNLIAAVYQEKDKFGLATLDMTSGRFQLSEPASKESLQAELQRIQPVELLYCEDFEAFHLIENMKGLRRRPVWEFELKTAIEQLNRQFGTQDLRAFGVEKAVLGLCAAGCLLQYAKETQRTALPHIQSLSLLQNTDNIQLDAATRRNLELTQNLAGGTEHTLASVLDKCVTPMGSRLLKRWIHQPIRDREKLTLRQQTISQILQQDLIAEFQPHLQQVGDMERILARVALRSARPRDLTRLRTALAQIPAIQHYLNQQNCPQFTAFSQQIADFSPQLDLLERAIIENPPLLIRDGGVIAEGFNAELDEWRALSDGATRYLEELEQRERETTGIDSLKIGFNAVHGYYIQIPQGQAHKAPIHYVRRQTLKNAERYIIPELKTYEDKVLKAKGASLALEKQLYEQIFDELLPHLGALQLASLALAELDVLTNLAERAETLNYVAPTFSDEIGVNIENGRHPVVEQVSKSPFIANPVNLSANRHLLIITGPNMGGKSTYMRQTALIALMAYIGSFVPAESAVIGPLDRIFTRIGASDDLASGRSTFMVEMTEMANILHQATANSLVLIDEIGRGTSTYDGLSLAWACAEWLAQKVRSLTLFATHYFELTVLPEQLKGIANVHLDAVEHNDTIAFMHAVQEGAASKSYGLAVAALAGVPKAVIKLAKQKLTQLEKLSENTPHLTNPINQQLQGELHLIDEEENQSAVLKMLENLDPDEMTPKQALAYLYQLKKMV, encoded by the coding sequence ATGAATTTACAAGATCAAAATAGCCAACACACCCCAATGATGCAGCAATATTTACGCTTAAAAGCGGAAAACCCAGAGATTTTGTTGTTTTACCGAATGGGGGATTTTTATGAATTATTTTATGATGATGCTAAAAAAGCGGCGGCATTGTTGGATATTTCCTTAACTAAACGTGGGCAGTCAGCAGGGCAACCGATTCCAATGGCAGGCGTACCCTATCACGCGGTGGAAGGTTATTTAGCAAAATTAGTTCAGCTAGGTGAAAGTGTGGCGATTTGTGAGCAAGTTGGCGATCCTACCACAGCAAAAGGGCCGGTAGAACGTCAAATTGTACGCATTGTTACCCCGGGAACAATCAGTGATGAAGCATTATTACCTGAACGTCAGGATAATCTGATTGCCGCTGTTTATCAGGAAAAAGACAAGTTTGGTTTGGCAACATTAGATATGACCTCAGGGCGTTTTCAGTTAAGTGAGCCAGCGAGTAAAGAGAGCTTACAAGCAGAATTACAACGTATTCAACCTGTTGAACTCTTATATTGTGAAGATTTTGAGGCGTTTCATTTAATTGAAAATATGAAAGGCTTACGTCGTCGCCCTGTTTGGGAATTTGAATTAAAAACCGCAATTGAACAACTCAATCGTCAATTTGGTACGCAAGATCTGCGTGCGTTTGGTGTAGAAAAAGCGGTGCTTGGACTTTGTGCAGCGGGCTGTTTATTACAATATGCAAAAGAGACCCAACGAACCGCGTTACCTCATATTCAAAGTCTGAGTTTACTGCAAAATACCGATAATATTCAGTTAGATGCCGCAACAAGACGAAACCTAGAGCTTACGCAAAATCTTGCTGGTGGCACAGAACATACATTAGCTTCCGTATTAGATAAATGCGTAACACCAATGGGCAGTCGTTTGTTGAAACGTTGGATTCACCAACCCATTCGCGATCGTGAAAAATTAACCTTACGCCAACAAACCATTAGCCAAATTTTACAGCAAGATTTAATCGCAGAATTTCAACCGCACTTACAACAAGTCGGGGATATGGAACGTATTTTAGCACGCGTAGCATTGCGTTCAGCACGGCCAAGAGATCTCACTCGTTTACGTACGGCATTGGCACAAATTCCCGCCATTCAACATTATCTTAATCAACAAAACTGTCCGCAATTTACTGCATTTTCTCAACAGATTGCTGACTTTTCACCACAATTAGATTTATTAGAACGCGCGATTATTGAAAATCCCCCTTTATTAATTCGCGATGGTGGCGTGATTGCGGAAGGATTTAATGCAGAGCTTGATGAATGGCGCGCCCTTTCTGACGGTGCAACCCGTTATTTGGAAGAACTGGAACAACGAGAACGAGAAACTACCGGGATTGATAGCCTAAAAATTGGCTTTAATGCCGTACACGGCTACTATATTCAAATTCCGCAAGGGCAAGCACACAAAGCCCCCATTCATTATGTACGCCGTCAAACCTTAAAAAATGCGGAACGTTACATTATTCCCGAATTAAAAACCTATGAAGATAAAGTACTGAAGGCAAAAGGGGCTTCCCTTGCTCTGGAAAAGCAACTTTATGAGCAAATTTTTGATGAATTATTACCGCACTTAGGTGCATTGCAGTTGGCGAGCCTTGCCTTAGCAGAGCTAGATGTGCTAACCAACTTGGCTGAAAGAGCGGAAACCCTAAACTATGTTGCCCCCACTTTTAGTGATGAAATCGGCGTGAATATCGAAAATGGTCGCCACCCAGTGGTGGAGCAGGTATCAAAAAGCCCTTTTATTGCAAACCCAGTAAATCTGAGTGCTAATCGCCATTTATTGATCATAACAGGGCCGAATATGGGGGGAAAAAGTACCTATATGCGTCAAACCGCATTGATCGCATTAATGGCTTATATAGGCTCTTTCGTGCCAGCAGAAAGTGCGGTGATTGGACCGCTTGACCGCATTTTCACGCGTATTGGCGCCTCAGATGATCTTGCATCAGGGCGTTCAACTTTTATGGTTGAAATGACAGAAATGGCAAATATTTTGCACCAAGCCACCGCAAACAGCTTAGTACTTATTGATGAAATTGGACGCGGCACATCCACCTATGATGGGCTTTCTCTTGCGTGGGCTTGCGCGGAATGGCTAGCACAAAAGGTCCGCTCACTCACCTTATTTGCCACCCATTATTTTGAGCTTACCGTCTTGCCTGAGCAGTTAAAGGGGATCGCCAATGTGCATTTAGATGCGGTGGAACATAACGACACCATCGCCTTTATGCACGCAGTGCAAGAAGGAGCGGCAAGTAAAAGTTACGGCTTAGCAGTGGCAGCACTGGCAGGTGTTCCCAAAGCCGTAATAAAATTAGCGAAGCAAAAATTAACCCAATTAGAAAAATTATCAGAAAATACACCGCACTTAACCAATCCGATAAATCAGCAATTACAAGGCGAATTGCATTTGATAGACGAAGAGGAAAATCAAAGTGCGGTGCTAAAAATGTTAGAAAATCTCGATCCTGATGAAATGACACCAAAACAAGCCTTAGCCTATTTGTATCAATTAAAGAAAATGGTCTAA
- a CDS encoding DNA topoisomerase family protein, with the protein MSKSLFQASKHEEHCPQCGSLLQIKKGKKGLFLGCSAYPQCDFIKPLHPTHETKVLKELAQHCPKCGHFLQLKQGQFGMFIGCSDYPQCDYIVHEELEPEQEHLPCPACGKGSLVPRRGRQGKVFYGCNQFPKCKFTLASQPYAVPCPQCGYPISTLKKEEKTDRTLRRIWLCANKACRHQFETDNE; encoded by the coding sequence ATGAGTAAAAGCCTATTTCAAGCCAGCAAACACGAGGAACATTGCCCACAATGTGGTTCGCTATTACAGATTAAAAAAGGCAAAAAAGGGTTATTTTTAGGTTGCAGTGCCTACCCACAATGCGATTTTATCAAGCCTTTACACCCCACTCACGAAACAAAAGTCTTGAAAGAATTAGCCCAACATTGTCCAAAGTGCGGTCATTTTTTACAATTAAAACAAGGGCAATTTGGTATGTTCATCGGGTGTAGTGATTATCCGCAATGTGATTATATCGTTCACGAAGAGCTTGAACCCGAACAAGAGCATCTGCCTTGTCCTGCTTGTGGAAAAGGTAGCCTTGTGCCACGACGCGGACGCCAAGGCAAGGTGTTTTATGGCTGTAATCAGTTTCCAAAATGTAAATTTACCCTTGCCAGCCAACCCTATGCAGTGCCTTGTCCTCAATGTGGTTATCCGATAAGTACGCTGAAAAAAGAAGAAAAAACCGACCGCACTTTGCGTCGCATTTGGTTATGTGCCAACAAAGCGTGTCGTCATCAATTTGAAACAGACAATGAATAA
- the rmuC gene encoding DNA recombination protein RmuC: MIEFTQSQWLGITVLLLILSLVLFFISIKYQRDKQQLAQELNKNVNDFNLLLEKYEALSQLRYQLEQDSVKAQTRAEGLQTRLNERDEKIQYLQQELDEEQARHGNIAEKITSLKEQFGIATAQVHSLQHQLNQSRAELKSKQQEYADLNEKSTALLQQFTELKTTLAEKEKHFTQQQEDFVQTKQQLSVEFQNLANRILEEKSQKFDQTNQASLDALLKPFREQIEGFQKRVNEIHSESLKGNASLESEIKKVLDVGLAMSQEANNLTSALKGEKKTLGNWGEIQLERALQLAGLVENDHYKAQDHFRNAEGKSNYPDFVVYLPDNKHLIIDSKMSLVAYENAVSADNEQSQQQFLREHHKAIKNHIDELSRKDYSNLIGVHSPNFVLMFIAVEPAYIEAMKQDSNLFNYAYEKNVILVSHTTLMPILRTVANLWRIERGNAEAREISGKAGDIYNQMCLVAERLAKLGNSLATVSGHYNHAVTAFAGQQGLAGKIERFKDFSAKANKVMPQVELLHNDLDLAKLSAISADQIKPENH; this comes from the coding sequence ATGATCGAATTTACACAATCTCAATGGCTTGGGATAACCGTCCTATTGCTTATTTTATCCTTGGTGCTGTTTTTTATTAGCATCAAATATCAACGAGATAAGCAACAACTTGCCCAAGAACTGAATAAAAACGTCAATGATTTTAACCTGTTATTGGAAAAGTATGAAGCCTTGTCGCAACTGCGTTACCAGCTTGAGCAGGACAGTGTGAAAGCGCAAACACGCGCGGAAGGGTTGCAAACACGACTGAATGAACGTGATGAAAAAATCCAATATTTACAACAAGAATTGGACGAAGAACAAGCTCGCCACGGAAATATTGCAGAGAAAATCACAAGCCTTAAAGAACAATTTGGTATCGCCACTGCACAAGTGCATAGTTTACAACATCAGTTAAATCAAAGTCGTGCAGAATTAAAAAGCAAGCAGCAGGAGTATGCCGATTTAAACGAAAAATCCACCGCACTTTTACAACAATTTACCGAACTCAAAACCACGTTAGCGGAAAAAGAAAAACATTTTACTCAGCAACAGGAAGATTTTGTTCAAACAAAACAGCAACTCAGTGTTGAGTTTCAAAATTTGGCGAATCGTATTTTGGAAGAAAAGAGCCAAAAGTTCGATCAAACCAATCAAGCCAGCCTTGATGCCTTGTTAAAGCCATTCCGTGAGCAAATTGAAGGTTTCCAAAAACGCGTAAATGAAATTCACTCGGAATCCTTAAAGGGCAATGCCAGCCTTGAAAGTGAAATTAAAAAAGTGTTAGACGTGGGACTTGCAATGTCGCAAGAGGCGAATAATCTCACTTCTGCTTTAAAAGGGGAAAAGAAAACGCTAGGCAATTGGGGGGAAATTCAGCTTGAACGCGCCTTGCAATTAGCGGGCTTGGTAGAAAATGATCACTATAAAGCACAAGATCATTTCCGCAATGCAGAAGGCAAATCGAATTATCCTGATTTTGTGGTGTATTTACCCGATAACAAACATTTGATTATTGATAGCAAAATGTCCCTTGTTGCCTATGAAAATGCGGTGAGTGCGGACAATGAGCAAAGCCAACAGCAATTTTTGCGTGAACACCACAAGGCGATCAAAAATCATATTGATGAGCTATCACGCAAGGATTACAGCAATTTAATTGGCGTGCATAGCCCTAATTTTGTGCTGATGTTTATTGCGGTTGAGCCAGCTTACATTGAAGCAATGAAACAGGATAGCAATTTGTTTAATTACGCCTATGAAAAAAACGTCATTTTAGTTTCTCACACCACCTTAATGCCGATTTTACGCACCGTCGCAAATTTATGGCGGATTGAACGAGGTAATGCGGAAGCACGAGAAATCAGTGGTAAGGCGGGGGATATTTATAATCAAATGTGCTTGGTGGCAGAACGTCTTGCTAAATTGGGTAATAGCTTGGCAACGGTAAGCGGGCATTATAATCACGCCGTTACCGCCTTTGCAGGGCAACAAGGTTTAGCGGGAAAAATTGAGCGATTTAAAGATTTCTCTGCCAAAGCTAACAAAGTGATGCCACAGGTTGAGCTATTACACAATGATCTTGATTTAGCGAAACTCAGCGCAATTTCAGCGGATCAGATTAAACCCGAAAATCATTGA
- a CDS encoding methionine/alanine import family NSS transporter small subunit: protein MSNSAIIMMVIALVIIWGGLLFSIKRLPKEK, encoded by the coding sequence ATGAGCAATAGTGCAATTATTATGATGGTCATCGCTTTAGTCATCATTTGGGGAGGATTACTTTTCTCCATAAAAAGATTACCTAAAGAAAAATAA
- the aroE gene encoding shikimate dehydrogenase: protein MDKYAVWGNPIAQSKSPQIHRMFAQQTQQTLDYVAMLGDEQHFEQQLLGFFAEGAKGCNITAPFKERAFQLADQYSERCLLAAACNTLKKLPDGTLYADNTDGAGLVSDLQRLGWLKPQQSVLILGAGGATKGVLFPLLQAEQKILLANRTLAKATELAKKFNAYGNIQGCTLTDIPVQKFDLIINATSLGLQGQTVAIDPTILQQAGAVYDMQYSKGEDTPFIALAKQQGVQHYSDGFGMLVGQAAHAFHLWRGVMPDITPLLKCL, encoded by the coding sequence ATGGATAAATATGCTGTTTGGGGAAATCCCATTGCTCAAAGCAAATCACCACAAATTCACCGAATGTTTGCCCAACAAACTCAGCAAACATTAGACTATGTGGCAATGCTCGGTGATGAACAACACTTTGAACAACAACTCCTCGGCTTTTTTGCTGAAGGGGCAAAAGGTTGCAATATCACCGCCCCATTCAAAGAGCGTGCATTTCAATTGGCGGATCAATATAGTGAACGTTGTTTGCTCGCCGCTGCCTGTAATACGCTGAAAAAATTACCCGACGGTACACTTTATGCTGACAACACAGACGGTGCCGGCTTGGTGAGCGATTTACAACGCTTAGGCTGGCTCAAACCGCAACAATCAGTACTCATTTTAGGCGCAGGTGGCGCAACCAAAGGCGTGCTGTTTCCTCTATTACAAGCGGAACAAAAGATTTTGCTGGCTAACCGCACCTTAGCTAAAGCAACTGAATTAGCGAAAAAATTCAACGCCTACGGCAATATTCAAGGTTGTACCCTTACTGATATTCCCGTGCAAAAATTTGATCTTATTATCAATGCCACTTCTTTAGGCTTACAAGGTCAAACCGTAGCCATTGATCCAACCATTTTGCAACAAGCAGGCGCGGTGTACGATATGCAATACAGCAAAGGCGAAGACACGCCCTTTATTGCCCTTGCCAAACAGCAAGGTGTACAGCATTATAGCGATGGCTTTGGAATGCTTGTTGGTCAAGCAGCCCACGCCTTTCATTTATGGCGAGGGGTAATGCCCGACATAACGCCCTTGCTTAAATGTCTTTAA
- a CDS encoding sodium-dependent transporter has product MTQSAKRETFSGSRAFILAAIGSAVGLGNIWRFPYTTYENGGGAFIIPYLVALLTAGIPLLFLDYAIGHRHRGGAPLSYRRFNRHFETFGWWQVMVNVIIAIYYAVVLGWAASYTYFAISGAWGDKPIDFFLHDFLQMGDISQGVSFEFVGMIVGPLIAVWLVALGVLALGVQKGIAKTSSILMPLLVVMFIILVVSSLFLPGAAKGLDALFTPNWSKLSDPSVWISAYGQIFFSLSICFGIMITYASYLKKESDLTGNGLVVGFANSSFELLAGIGVFAALGFMATASGQEVSEVAKGGIGLAFFAFPTIINKAPFGEVLGVLFFASLTFAALTSFISILEVIIAALQDKLRMRRAKATFIVGLPMMFISTALFGTTTGLPMLDVLDKFVNYFGIVAVAFVSLVAIVANEKLGILGKHLNETSSFKVGFFWRLCIVLTTGILAFMLLSEGAKVFTNGYEGYPSWFVNTFGWGMAVALVVISFLLSRLKWKDEELFNLKEHGKGEQLNEQ; this is encoded by the coding sequence ATGACACAGTCAGCAAAACGCGAAACCTTTTCAGGAAGCCGCGCATTTATTCTTGCTGCTATCGGTTCTGCTGTAGGGTTAGGAAACATTTGGCGTTTTCCTTATACTACATACGAAAACGGTGGTGGTGCATTCATCATTCCTTATCTTGTTGCCCTTTTAACTGCGGGTATTCCACTTTTATTCCTTGATTATGCTATTGGACATCGCCATCGTGGTGGTGCGCCGTTATCCTATCGTCGTTTTAACCGCCATTTTGAAACCTTTGGTTGGTGGCAAGTTATGGTGAACGTTATTATTGCCATTTATTATGCTGTTGTACTTGGCTGGGCTGCTAGTTATACCTATTTCGCAATAAGTGGTGCATGGGGAGATAAACCAATAGATTTCTTCTTACATGATTTCTTGCAAATGGGGGATATTTCCCAGGGCGTTAGTTTTGAATTTGTTGGAATGATTGTTGGACCATTAATTGCAGTATGGTTAGTAGCATTAGGAGTACTTGCTCTAGGCGTACAAAAAGGTATAGCCAAAACGTCATCAATTTTAATGCCTTTATTAGTGGTGATGTTTATTATTCTTGTTGTTTCCTCGCTATTTTTACCCGGTGCAGCAAAAGGATTAGATGCACTCTTTACACCAAATTGGTCAAAACTTTCTGACCCAAGTGTGTGGATTTCGGCCTATGGACAAATCTTCTTCTCCCTATCAATCTGTTTCGGCATTATGATTACCTATGCCTCTTATTTGAAAAAAGAATCGGATCTAACTGGGAATGGGCTAGTTGTTGGCTTTGCAAACAGTAGTTTTGAACTATTAGCTGGAATTGGGGTTTTTGCAGCGCTAGGCTTTATGGCAACAGCATCAGGACAAGAAGTGAGTGAAGTGGCAAAAGGGGGAATTGGTTTAGCCTTTTTTGCCTTCCCAACGATTATCAATAAAGCCCCATTTGGTGAAGTATTAGGGGTATTATTCTTTGCCTCTCTCACCTTTGCTGCATTAACTTCTTTTATATCGATCCTTGAAGTTATTATTGCTGCTTTACAAGATAAGCTTAGAATGCGCCGTGCCAAAGCGACATTTATTGTTGGATTACCGATGATGTTTATTTCTACCGCACTATTCGGTACAACAACAGGCTTACCAATGCTTGATGTATTAGATAAATTTGTTAATTATTTTGGTATTGTTGCTGTTGCATTTGTTTCATTAGTTGCAATTGTTGCAAATGAAAAGCTTGGTATTTTAGGTAAACATTTAAATGAAACCTCCTCCTTCAAAGTAGGGTTCTTTTGGCGCCTATGTATTGTACTTACCACAGGTATCTTAGCATTTATGCTATTAAGTGAAGGTGCAAAAGTCTTTACAAACGGTTACGAAGGCTACCCATCTTGGTTTGTGAATACCTTCGGTTGGGGAATGGCAGTTGCCCTTGTTGTCATTTCATTCCTTCTTTCACGATTAAAATGGAAAGATGAAGAATTATTCAATCTTAAAGAACACGGAAAAGGAGAACAATTAAATGAGCAATAG
- a CDS encoding carbamate kinase produces MKKTLIIALGGNALLRRGQILSYENQLQNIQQLAISIKKLSHLYRIVIVHGNGPQVGLLLQQNETYTNVPSYPLSCLVAETQGMIATMLMQELRKEIEIPIVSILTHVEVSPEDSAFLAPTKFIGAVYNAEEARKLAQQYNWMLKPDGNYFRRVVSSPLPLDIQEKAIIQTALQQDHIVICCGGGGIPVARHQGNFINIDCVIDKDATASLLAQQIQADYFLILTDGDGIYLNWGTEYQQKLENVTIDELSRYQFDEGSMQPKVDAMISYLTQVHQGIGIIADLHLAQNAIEGKAGTRIFKN; encoded by the coding sequence ATGAAAAAAACACTTATTATCGCATTAGGTGGAAATGCCTTATTACGTCGAGGGCAAATATTATCCTATGAAAATCAATTACAAAATATACAACAACTAGCAATATCAATAAAGAAGCTCTCCCATCTATACCGCATTGTTATCGTGCATGGTAATGGCCCTCAGGTTGGATTACTCTTACAACAAAATGAAACCTATACAAATGTCCCATCTTATCCTTTAAGCTGCTTAGTTGCAGAAACACAGGGAATGATCGCAACAATGTTAATGCAAGAGCTTAGAAAAGAAATCGAAATCCCCATTGTTTCTATTCTTACTCACGTCGAAGTCAGTCCCGAAGATTCTGCTTTCCTAGCACCAACAAAATTTATTGGCGCTGTTTATAATGCTGAAGAAGCAAGAAAACTAGCTCAACAATATAACTGGATGCTCAAGCCTGATGGGAACTATTTTAGGCGTGTTGTTTCCTCTCCCTTACCTTTAGATATCCAAGAAAAAGCGATCATTCAAACAGCACTTCAACAAGATCACATTGTAATCTGCTGCGGTGGCGGAGGTATTCCAGTTGCTCGCCATCAAGGTAATTTTATTAATATTGATTGTGTTATTGATAAAGATGCTACCGCATCGTTATTAGCTCAACAGATTCAAGCGGATTATTTTTTGATTCTTACTGATGGTGACGGTATTTACTTAAATTGGGGAACAGAATATCAACAAAAACTAGAAAACGTCACCATAGATGAGCTTTCAAGATACCAGTTTGACGAAGGTTCTATGCAGCCTAAAGTTGATGCGATGATTAGCTATCTCACTCAAGTCCACCAAGGTATTGGAATTATTGCAGATTTACATCTCGCGCAAAATGCTATTGAGGGGAAAGCTGGCACACGAATTTTCAAAAATTAA
- a CDS encoding Maf family protein, with product MSKQPQLYLASQSPRRLQLLQQLGLEMEIFNADIDETPNADELPADYVRRMAQEKNHAARQQLEKRANFVPHLPILSADTSVVCDGEILGKPQDEAQAVQMLSLLSGKTHQVLTAVCVSLPNQIHSLVQTSQVTFSSLTKQDILAYIATGEPIDKAGAYGIQGLGGRFISRIDGSFSGVMGLPVFETAQLLRQVGISLFASSEKCDE from the coding sequence ATGTCAAAACAACCTCAACTTTATCTTGCCTCGCAAAGCCCTCGCCGTTTACAACTGTTACAACAGTTGGGGCTGGAAATGGAAATCTTTAATGCGGATATTGATGAAACCCCAAATGCCGATGAACTGCCTGCGGATTATGTACGCAGAATGGCGCAAGAGAAAAATCACGCCGCACGCCAACAACTTGAAAAACGTGCCAATTTTGTACCGCACTTACCTATTTTATCCGCAGATACTAGCGTGGTTTGCGATGGGGAAATTTTAGGCAAGCCACAAGATGAAGCCCAAGCGGTACAAATGCTTAGCTTGCTTTCAGGTAAAACGCACCAAGTGCTAACTGCTGTGTGTGTCAGTTTGCCTAATCAAATCCATAGCCTTGTACAAACGAGCCAAGTTACCTTTAGCTCATTAACTAAACAAGATATTTTGGCTTATATCGCCACTGGTGAGCCAATAGATAAAGCGGGGGCTTATGGGATTCAAGGGCTAGGTGGACGATTTATTTCGCGTATTGATGGCAGTTTTAGCGGTGTGATGGGGTTGCCCGTGTTTGAAACTGCCCAATTGCTTCGCCAAGTTGGGATAAGTTTATTCGCATCAAGTGAGAAATGTGATGAGTAA
- a CDS encoding TIGR00645 family protein gives MEHQSMTSKESVKYRTPVIFSQIIFASRWLQLPIYLGLIVVQGIYAYKFMKSLWELISNLQELDSNAIMLSVLNLIDVVMIANLLVMVIVGGYEIFVSKLHTDGHPDEPEWLSHVNASVLKVKLSMSIISISSIHMLQTFVNAANMPEETMKWQLLLHLGFLVSAIAMAYTDKILYSTSHKNH, from the coding sequence ATGGAACATCAATCTATGACATCAAAAGAATCGGTAAAATATAGAACCCCCGTCATATTTAGCCAAATTATTTTTGCTAGCCGCTGGTTACAATTACCCATTTATCTCGGCTTAATTGTCGTACAAGGGATTTATGCCTATAAATTTATGAAATCGCTATGGGAACTTATCTCAAATCTGCAAGAGCTAGATTCCAACGCCATTATGCTTTCCGTGTTAAATTTAATTGATGTGGTAATGATTGCGAATTTATTGGTTATGGTGATTGTGGGCGGTTATGAAATTTTCGTTTCTAAGCTACACACAGATGGGCATCCTGATGAGCCTGAATGGCTAAGCCACGTTAATGCTTCCGTGTTGAAAGTAAAACTTTCTATGTCAATTATCAGTATTTCCTCTATTCATATGCTACAAACTTTCGTCAATGCAGCAAATATGCCAGAAGAAACGATGAAGTGGCAATTATTGCTCCATTTAGGCTTTTTGGTTTCTGCCATCGCAATGGCTTATACCGATAAAATTCTGTATAGCACCAGCCATAAAAATCATTAA